A genomic region of Trifolium pratense cultivar HEN17-A07 linkage group LG3, ARS_RC_1.1, whole genome shotgun sequence contains the following coding sequences:
- the LOC123915737 gene encoding probable GABA transporter 2 has translation MANPSNKEINLLNDDDAGAAFVLQSKGEWWHAGFHLTTAIVGPTILTLPYAFRGLGWGIGMLCLTVMGVVTFYSYGLMSKVLDHCERSGRRHIRFRELAADVLGSGWMFYFVIFIQTAINTGVGVGAILLAAECLQIVYSNVVPHGSLKLYEFIAMVTVVMIVLSQLPTFHSLRHINLCSLFLSLGYTFLVVGACIHAGTSKNAPQRDYSLEPKKSSRAFSAFTAISIIAAIFGNGILPEIQATLAPPAAGKMIKGLTMCYAVIFVTFYSAAVSGYWVFGNKANSNILKSLLPDDGPSLAPTWVLGLAVIFVLLQLFAIGLVYSQVAYEIMEKKSADVKQGIFSKRNLLPRLILRTIYMIFCGFLAAMLPFFGDINGVVGAVGFIPLDFVLPMILYNKTHKPPKSSLTYWINLSIMIVFTGAGIMGAFASIRKLVLDANQFKLFGSDVVD, from the exons ATGGCAAATCCATCCAACAAAGAGATCAATCTCCTCAACGATGACGACGCCGGAGCTGCTTTCGTCCTCCAATCCAAAG GTGAATGGTGGCACGCTGGGTTTCACTTAACAACGGCAATAGTGGGTCCCACAATACTAACGCTACCATATGCATTCAGAGGTTTAGGATGGGGGATTGGGATGTTATGCCTAACAGTTATGGGTGTTGTAACTTTCTACTCTTATGGCCTTATGTCTAAAGTTCTTGATCATTGCGAAAGATCTGGTCGTCGCCACATCCGTTTCCGGGAACTTGCCGCCGATGTCTTAG GATCTGGATGGATGTTCTATTTTGTAATCTTTATCCAAACGGCAATCAATACTGGAGTTGGCGTAGGGGCAATCTTGCTTGCTGCTGAATGCCTTCAG ATCGTCTACTCCAATGTTGTACCTCATGGATCACTGAAATTGTACGAGTTCATAGCAATGGTGACAGTGGTAATGATAGTTTTGTCTCAGCTTCCCACTTTCCATTCCCTAAGACACATCAACTTGTGTTCACTTTTTCTCAGCTTGGGCTACACCTTCCTAGTAGTTGGTGCTTGTATTCATGCAG GTACATCGAAAAATGCCCCTCAACGGGACTATTCCTTAGAACCCAAGAAATCGTCAAGGGCCTTCAGTGCCTTTACTGCCATTTCCATAATTGCAGCAATATTTGGGAATGGAATATTACCTGAGATACAA GCAACTCTAGCACCTCCTGCAGCTGGAAAGATGATAAAAGGCCTTACTATGTGTTATGCTGTAATTTTTGTTACATTCTACTCTGCTGCCGTTTCTGGATATTGGGTATTTGGAAACAAGGCCAATTCAAACATTTTGAAGAGTTTGTTGCCAGATGATGGACCTTCTTTGGCTCCAACTTGGGTTCTTGGACTTGCTGTCATCTTTGTTCTACTTCAGCTCTTCGCAATCGGTCTG GTTTATTCTCAAGTTGCTTATGAAATAATGGAGAAGAAATCGGCTGACGTGAAGCAAGGGatattttccaaaagaaatcTTCTTCCACGCCTAATTCTTCGGACAATTTACATGATTTTCTGTGGATTTCTGGCCGCCATGTTGCCATTTTTTGGAGACATAAACGGTGTAGTTGGTGCTGTTGGCTTCATTCCTCTGGATTTTGTTCTGCCTATGATTCTATATAATAAAACACACAAGCCTCCAAAATCATCATTGACTTATTGGATCAACCTCTCGATCATGATCGTGTTCACTGGTGCAGGAATCATGGGTGCATTC